A single Cucumis melo cultivar AY chromosome 4, USDA_Cmelo_AY_1.0, whole genome shotgun sequence DNA region contains:
- the LOC103503941 gene encoding uncharacterized protein LOC103503941, whose product MEEIGNFKKLHNHPLILYQYGNSNNGDEVYCSKCRKPWHPPAFSCSDSDCSFHIHQSCIDILPQIHTPFHSHHKLPLSVVLTNTFCKCCGQKPTGKSYSCPQCDFVIDLQCLIADTKATGLTKIPGGDQFHHFTHPHPLTFLQQHWGKNRIVVCSVCQLRIKSGSDSISTYFCSQCDSHFHQQCAELSREIINLRYHQHPLFLFARSFESNILCNNCRNICFNFFYSCPPCKFNLHVSCLPSFHHQHDFIKLHKAFPYKCQICGKNSESAVPWFCSICHLFAHKSCAEQPTILHTFDHRHPLSLTFSGHCNICKICNGKINMSFARYVCRICSYDAHLNCAKSREKKEMDGILLTEEEVGVGMNKILHFSHKHELILRPGEDDRVCNGCMQLIVTEYYGCSKCRFYLHEECARFTSRYKKLLFHSHKLNMVYIPDFIFSCSVCLQYCQGFAYNCQECSYAIDIRCAAITFPFSHSSHKHHPLFHYRDKGKHKCGGCGEGLKNKFVFGCDDCNFYLDAKCANLPLAVRNRFDEHPLSLTFVNKDEEGDDEHYCDICEEKRGRNEWYYCCKMCYFAAHMKCALGDYPFLKSAKFEGHRHMLNLVKEGKKGYSACGSCGHSCEGNLAFECEHCICKFNVHAFGLCYYKLLTQGSIAFAMPSLHSRSLPLYLDPIQRKRSKIIMLLEGEGKQGGWKEREFSGIREFMVNHGRWADSILIQYEENEKSLEEEDDDEDEKDDDMEIPNVAMSLGKYGGFEGEYWDDAAFSSIQSVEITHEKAINSITIKYDQNGPSERHGGNRGCHTSAVDLEYPDEYLISIVGYMGYYGQHYVIRSLSLESNKQIYGPFGREEGRRFVFPTSGAKIVSFHGTSGLYLNSVGINVLPLQNNLKTTPL is encoded by the exons ATGGAAGAAATTGGCAATTTTAAGAAGCTGCACAATCACCCATTGATCCTTTACCAATACGGAAACTCTAATAATGGTGACGAGGTTTATTGTTCCAAATGTCGTAAACCATGGCATCCACCAGCGTTCAGTTGCTCCGACTCCGACTGCAGCTTCCATATCCATCAATCTTGCATCGATATTCTTCCTCAAATTCACACCCCTTTTCATTCCCATCACAAGCTCCCTCTATCTGTCGTCCTCACCAACACATTCTGCAAGTGCTGCGGCCAAAAGCCGACAGGAAAATCGTACTCCTGCCCTCAATGTGATTTCGTTATTGACCTACAATGCCTCATCGCCGACACCAAAGCCACCGGCTTAACCAAAATCCCCGGTGGTGACCAATTTCACCATTTTACGCATCCCCATCCGTTAACCTTTCTACAGCAACATTGGGGGAAAAACAGAATCGTTGTTTGCTCTGTGTGCCAGTTGCGTATCAAATCAGGTTCTGATTCTATTTCTACTTACTTTTGCTCTCAATGTGATTCCCACTTTCATCAACAATGTGCTGAATTGTCTCGTGAGATTATAAATCTTCGTTATCATCAACACCCATTGTTTCTTTTTGCGCGATCATTTGAGAGTAACATACTTTGTAACAACTGTAGAAACATATGCTTCAATTTTTTCTACAGTTGTCCACCCTGTAAATTCAATCTTCATGTATCGTGCTTGCCCTCATTCCACCACCAACATGACTTCATTAAATTGCACAAGGCATTTCCTTATAAATGTCAAATCTGTGGCAAGAATTCTGAATCTGCAGTTCCTTGGTTTTGTAGCATTTGCCATCTTTTCGCGCATAAAAGTTGCGCCGAGCAACCGACCATTCTCCATACATTTGATCATCGTCATCCTTTAAGTCTAACGTTCTCTGGTCATTGCAATATTTGCAAAATCTGCAATGGAAAGATAAACATGTCGTTTGCTAGATATGTTTGTCGGATTTGCAGTTATGATGCACATTTGAATTGTGCTAAGAGTCGAGAGAAAAAAGAGATGGATGGAATATTGCTGACAGAAGAAGAAGTTGGTGTTGGCATGAACAAAATTTTGCATTTTAGCCATAAGCATGAGTTGATTCTTCGGCCGGGGGAGGATGATAGGGTTTGTAATGGGTGTATGCAATTGATAGTGACTGAATATTATGGTTGTTCAAAGTGCAGGTTCTATTTGCATGAAGAATGTGCAAGATTCACGAGTCGATACAAAAAGTTATTGTTTCATTCGCATAAGCTGAATATGGTTTATATCCCAGATTTTATTTTCTCATGTAGTGTTTGTCTTCAATACTGTCAAGGCTTCGCCTATAACTGTCAAGAATGTAGCTATGCAATCGATATTCGCTGTGCTGCAATTACATTCCCATTTTCACATTCAAGTCACAAACATCATCCTCTGTTTCATTACAGAGATAAAGGAAAACATAAATGTGGAGGTTGTGGAGAAGGGTTGAAGAACAAATTTGTATTTGGATGTGATGATTGCAACTTTTATTTGGATGCAAAATGTGCAAATCTGCCACTTGCAGTGAGAAATAGATTTGACGAACATCCTTTAAGCCTCACATTTGTGAATAAAGACGAGGAAGGTGATGATGAACATTACTGTGATATTTgtgaagaaaaaagaggaagaaatgaGTGGTACTACTGTTGCAAGATGTGCTATTTTGCAGCACATATGAAGTGTGCTCTTGGAGATTATCCATTTCTGAAGTCAGCAAAGTTTGAAGGTCATAGGCATATGCTCAATTTGGTGAAAGAAGGTAAGAAAGGGTACTCTGCTTGTGGTAGTTGTGGTCATTCTTGTGAAGGAAATTTGGCTTTTGAATGCGAGCATTGCATTTGTAAGTTTAATGTTCATGCATTTGGGTTGTGCTATTACAAGCTGCTTACACAAGGCTCAATAGCTTTCGCGATGCCTTCCCTTCACTCTCGATCACTTCCCCTCTACTTGGACCCAATTCAAAG AAAAAGGAGCAAGATTATTATGTTGTTGGAAGGAGAAGGGAAGCAAGGTGGTTGGAAGGAAAGAGAATTCAGTGGAATCAGAGAGTTCATGGTGAATCATGGACGATGGGCTGATTCCATTCTGATACAATACGAGGAAAATGAGAAGTCATTGGAGGAAGaggatgatgatgaagatgaaaaagATGATGATATGGAGATTCCGAATGTGGCCATGTCATTGGGAAAATACGGAGGATTTGAAGGGGAGTATTGGGATGATGCAGCCTTCTCTTCAATACAGAGCGTGGAGATTACTCATGAAAAAGCCATAAACTCCATAACGATTAAATATGACCAAAATGGACCGTCTGAAAGGCACGGAGGAAATCGAGGTTGTCACACATCTGCG GTGGATCTTGAATATCCAGATGAATACCTAATTTCAATAGTTGGATATATGGGTTACTATGGGCAACACTATGTGATTCGATCCTTGAGTTTAGAAAGCAATAAACAGATTTATGGTCCATTCGGTagagaagaaggaagaaggttTGTGTTTCCTACAAGTGGTGCTAAGATTGTTAGTTTTCACGGTACATCTGGGCTTTATCTCAATTCTGTTGGAATCAATGTTCTCCCCCTTCAAAACAACCTCAAAACCACTCCTTTGTAA
- the LOC103503940 gene encoding protein RADIALIS-like 4 gives MASSSVTSTHGFYSSWTKKENKKFEEALAFFDEDTPDRFEKVARAVGGGKTAEEARRLYELLVRDVRKIEAGQVQIPLYKNAGCNGRGYADQQR, from the coding sequence ATGGCGTCAAGCTCTGTCACATCGACACATGGCTTTTACTCATCCTGGACCAAAAAGGAAAACAAGAAATTTGAGGAGGCATTGGCCTTCTTTGACGAGGACACACCAGACCGTTTTGAGAAAGTAGCGAGGGCTGTTGGTGGTGGGAAAACCGCTGAGGAAGCAAGAAGGCTTTATGAGTTACTAGTACGAGATGTCAGAAAAATAGAAGCTGGTCAAGTCCAAATACCCCTTTACAAGAACGCTGGATGTAATGGCAGAGGGTATGCTGACCAGCAGAGGTAA